Proteins from one Deinococcus radiopugnans ATCC 19172 genomic window:
- a CDS encoding acyltransferase: MTPENTQSRPWWKHDSAYVDDGAQIGDGTKIWHFSHVMGGATIGEGCSLGQNVYVANGVSIGKGVKIQNNVSVYEGVILEDYAFCGPSMVFTNVRTPRSEFPRNTSADYTVTRVGRGASIGANATVVTGVTLHEGAFVAAGAVVTRDVPAFTIVAGVPARPIGFMSASGDRLDFSGGDTVTDSAGHTYQKFSDTDVRRLA; this comes from the coding sequence ATGACTCCAGAAAACACCCAGTCCAGGCCCTGGTGGAAGCACGACAGCGCCTACGTGGACGACGGCGCGCAGATCGGCGACGGCACCAAGATCTGGCACTTCAGCCACGTGATGGGCGGCGCGACCATCGGCGAGGGCTGCTCGCTGGGCCAGAACGTGTACGTGGCGAACGGCGTGAGTATCGGGAAGGGCGTCAAGATCCAGAACAACGTCAGCGTGTACGAGGGCGTGATCCTGGAGGACTACGCCTTCTGCGGCCCCAGCATGGTCTTTACCAACGTCCGCACGCCGCGCAGCGAGTTTCCGCGCAACACCAGCGCCGACTACACGGTGACGCGGGTGGGGCGGGGGGCCAGCATCGGTGCGAACGCCACCGTCGTGACCGGCGTGACCCTGCATGAGGGCGCCTTCGTCGCGGCGGGTGCCGTGGTGACCCGCGATGTGCCCGCGTTTACCATCGTGGCGGGCGTGCCGGCCCGGCCCATCGGCTTCATGAGCGCCAGCGGGGACCGACTGGATTTTTCCGGCGGCGACACCGTGACCGATTCTGCCGGCCACACCTACCAGAAATTCAGCGACACCGACGTCAGGAGGCTCGCATGA
- a CDS encoding DegT/DnrJ/EryC1/StrS family aminotransferase, with protein MTTTAHPQIPILDLKPEIDELRPEIMAAIGRVLDRTDFIMGEDVHLFEQEVAAYLGVKHAIGVNSGTDALVIALRALGIGPGDEVITTPFTFFATAESISMVGAKPVFVDIDPATLNLNPELIEAAITPNTRAIMPVHLYGNPVDMTRIMAIADKHGLKVVEDCAQSFGARWRGTQTGTIGDFGAYSFFPSKNLGAYGDGGLLATNDDALADTARMLRVHGSRKKYHNETVGYNSRLDTIQAAILRVKLPHIEKWNAHRREVARQYNEGLKGVEGIVTPELTDGHAFHQYTIRVQNGRRDELQRKLAELGIGTMVYYPVPQDELPIYKGQYRTYEYSSLAAKEALSLPISHFMESKSIFYILDRFNK; from the coding sequence ATGACCACCACTGCACATCCCCAGATTCCCATTCTTGACCTGAAGCCCGAGATCGACGAGCTGCGCCCCGAGATCATGGCGGCCATCGGGCGCGTGCTGGACCGCACTGACTTCATCATGGGCGAGGACGTCCACCTGTTCGAGCAGGAGGTGGCCGCGTACCTGGGCGTCAAGCACGCCATCGGCGTGAACAGCGGCACCGACGCGCTGGTGATCGCCCTGCGTGCCCTGGGCATCGGCCCCGGCGACGAGGTGATCACCACGCCGTTTACCTTCTTCGCCACCGCCGAGAGCATCAGCATGGTGGGGGCGAAGCCAGTCTTCGTGGACATCGATCCGGCCACGCTGAACCTGAATCCGGAACTGATCGAGGCGGCCATTACGCCGAACACCCGCGCCATCATGCCCGTTCACCTGTACGGCAACCCGGTGGACATGACCCGCATCATGGCCATTGCCGACAAGCACGGCCTGAAGGTGGTGGAGGACTGTGCCCAGAGCTTCGGCGCACGCTGGCGGGGCACGCAGACCGGCACCATTGGGGACTTCGGGGCGTATTCCTTCTTTCCCAGCAAGAACCTGGGGGCCTACGGCGACGGCGGGTTGCTGGCCACCAACGACGACGCGCTGGCCGACACCGCCCGGATGCTGCGGGTCCACGGCAGCCGCAAGAAATACCACAACGAAACCGTGGGCTACAACAGCCGTCTGGACACCATTCAGGCCGCGATTCTGCGCGTGAAGCTGCCGCACATTGAGAAGTGGAACGCCCACCGCCGCGAGGTGGCGCGGCAGTACAACGAGGGCTTGAAAGGCGTAGAGGGCATTGTGACGCCTGAACTGACAGATGGCCATGCGTTTCACCAGTACACCATTCGGGTGCAGAACGGCCGGCGGGATGAGTTGCAGCGCAAGTTGGCTGAGCTGGGCATTGGTACGATGGTCTATTACCCGGTCCCACAGGACGAGCTACCAATTTACAAAGGGCAGTATCGGACTTATGAATACAGCAGTCTGGCTGCGAAGGAGGCGTTGAGCTTGCCGATTAGCCATTTTATGGAGTCTAAGTCCATATTTTACATCTTAGACAGATTTAACAAATGA
- a CDS encoding nucleotide sugar dehydrogenase, with protein sequence MIKIDPVSAAVEKIVAHTAKVGVVGLGYVGLPFLVEKAKVGFEVVGIDRSAERAGMVARGENYIGDVRDEDLKAVVEQGLVTTTTDFDVVPELDVIVICVPTPLDRNLTPDLSYIRSVTQEIAQRLRPGQLISLESTTYPGTTEEVMKPILEAGGLKAGVDFFLAHSPERVDPGNARYTTKNTNKVVGGNDPASLEVALAFYRQTIEHVVAVSSAKAAEMVKVYENTFRAVNIALANEIALLCDRMGISVWEVLDAAFTKPFGIMPFYPGPGVGGHCIPLDPHYLEWKAREYNFQTHFIALAGETNRKMPEFVVDKAARVLNGARKSLNGSKVLLLGMAYKSDLDDYRESPALEVYRLLKESGAEVSFHDSWTPEVNEHGIQATGIDLTDQVLQDADLVIITTKHSDVDYANVIEQSQAILDTRYATRGMTSDKVTLL encoded by the coding sequence GTGATTAAGATCGACCCCGTCTCCGCTGCTGTGGAAAAGATTGTGGCCCATACGGCCAAAGTAGGTGTGGTGGGCCTGGGTTACGTCGGCCTGCCCTTTCTGGTGGAGAAGGCCAAGGTGGGGTTTGAAGTCGTGGGCATCGACCGCAGCGCCGAGCGCGCGGGCATGGTGGCGCGCGGCGAGAACTACATCGGCGACGTGCGCGACGAGGACCTGAAGGCCGTCGTGGAGCAGGGGCTGGTGACCACCACCACCGACTTTGACGTGGTGCCGGAGCTGGACGTGATCGTGATCTGCGTGCCCACACCGCTGGACCGCAACCTGACGCCGGACCTGAGCTACATCCGCAGCGTGACCCAGGAAATCGCCCAGCGCCTGCGCCCCGGCCAGCTGATCAGCCTGGAAAGCACCACCTATCCCGGCACCACCGAGGAAGTCATGAAGCCCATCCTGGAAGCCGGTGGGCTCAAAGCTGGGGTGGACTTCTTTCTGGCGCACTCGCCCGAGCGCGTCGATCCGGGCAATGCGCGTTACACCACCAAGAACACCAACAAGGTGGTGGGCGGCAACGACCCGGCCAGCCTGGAAGTCGCGCTGGCCTTTTACCGCCAGACCATCGAGCATGTTGTGGCCGTCAGCAGCGCCAAGGCCGCCGAGATGGTCAAGGTCTACGAGAACACCTTCCGCGCCGTGAACATCGCGCTGGCCAATGAGATCGCGTTGCTGTGCGACCGCATGGGGATTTCCGTGTGGGAGGTGCTGGACGCGGCGTTTACCAAGCCCTTCGGCATCATGCCCTTCTACCCCGGCCCCGGCGTGGGCGGCCACTGCATTCCGCTGGACCCGCACTACCTGGAGTGGAAGGCGCGCGAGTACAACTTCCAGACGCACTTCATCGCGCTGGCGGGCGAGACCAACCGCAAGATGCCCGAGTTTGTGGTGGACAAGGCCGCCCGCGTGCTGAACGGGGCGCGCAAGTCGCTGAACGGCTCGAAAGTGCTGCTGCTGGGCATGGCCTACAAGAGCGATCTGGACGATTACCGCGAGTCACCGGCATTGGAGGTCTACCGCCTGCTGAAGGAATCGGGGGCGGAGGTGTCGTTTCACGACTCGTGGACGCCGGAGGTCAACGAGCACGGCATTCAGGCCACCGGCATCGACCTGACCGATCAGGTCTTGCAGGACGCCGATCTGGTGATCATCACCACCAAGCACAGCGATGTGGACTACGCCAACGTGATCGAGCAGTCGCAGGCGATTCTCGACACCCGCTACGCCACGCGCGGCATGACCAGCGACAAGGTGACGCTCCTGTGA
- a CDS encoding cation:proton antiporter, with protein MQILDLATLLVCVTAALAFVNARYWKLPASIGVTVGGLGVSLIIFAFVSLDVPFAREAVALVRGIEFSDFVFQGVLSFLLFAGALGVNSQALWGLRGPVLTFALLSTAISIALVGGATYALLGLFGLDVPLVYCLLFGALISPTDPVAVLGMLKQAGVPKRIETLVAGESLFNDGVGVVAFAVLAGIAAAGGGGELHGPAMSAGGVALFFAQEALGGLALGLFLGWLGWLALRSVSDFVVEVLVTLSVVLACTAVAANLHVSAPLAAVAAGLLIGSLADRRPAGLSSRERFEGFWHLADELLNIFLFALLALEVVVVRFSGQSLLLGLIAIPLVLLSRTISVQLPVMVLGRRRDFNPYTRRLMIWGGLRGAISVALAFTVPAGPERDLFLVMTYVVVVFSIIVQGLTVGRLAARAVDSNQDGAA; from the coding sequence ATGCAAATCCTCGATCTCGCCACCCTGCTGGTCTGCGTGACCGCCGCGCTGGCCTTCGTCAATGCCCGCTACTGGAAGCTGCCTGCCTCGATCGGCGTGACCGTGGGCGGCCTGGGCGTGAGCCTGATTATCTTCGCGTTTGTCAGCCTGGACGTGCCGTTTGCGCGGGAAGCGGTGGCGCTGGTGCGCGGCATCGAGTTCAGCGACTTCGTGTTTCAGGGCGTGCTGTCGTTCCTGCTGTTCGCGGGGGCGCTGGGCGTCAACTCGCAGGCGCTGTGGGGGCTGCGCGGGCCGGTGCTGACCTTCGCGCTGCTGTCCACGGCCATCTCGATTGCGCTGGTGGGCGGGGCCACCTACGCGCTGCTGGGCCTGTTCGGGCTGGACGTGCCGCTGGTGTACTGCCTGCTGTTCGGCGCGTTGATCAGCCCCACCGATCCGGTGGCGGTGCTGGGCATGCTCAAGCAGGCCGGGGTGCCCAAACGGATTGAAACGCTGGTGGCAGGCGAATCGCTGTTCAACGACGGCGTGGGCGTGGTGGCCTTCGCGGTGCTGGCCGGGATCGCGGCGGCGGGAGGCGGCGGCGAGTTGCACGGCCCCGCGATGAGCGCGGGCGGTGTGGCCCTGTTCTTCGCGCAGGAGGCGCTGGGGGGGCTGGCGCTGGGACTGTTTCTGGGCTGGCTGGGCTGGCTGGCCTTGCGTTCGGTCAGCGACTTCGTGGTGGAGGTGCTGGTCACCCTGAGCGTGGTGCTGGCCTGCACCGCCGTGGCCGCCAATCTGCACGTCTCCGCGCCGCTGGCCGCCGTCGCCGCCGGGCTGCTGATCGGCTCGCTGGCGGACCGCCGCCCGGCGGGGCTGTCCTCGCGCGAGCGCTTCGAGGGCTTCTGGCACCTGGCCGACGAGCTGCTGAACATCTTCCTGTTCGCGCTGCTGGCGCTGGAGGTGGTGGTGGTGCGCTTCAGCGGGCAATCGCTGCTGCTGGGGCTGATCGCCATTCCGCTGGTGCTGCTGAGCCGCACCATTTCCGTGCAACTGCCGGTGATGGTGCTGGGGCGGCGGCGTGACTTCAACCCCTACACCCGCCGCCTGATGATCTGGGGCGGGCTGCGCGGGGCGATCAGCGTGGCGCTGGCCTTCACCGTGCCCGCTGGGCCGGAGCGCGACCTCTTCCTGGTGATGACCTACGTGGTGGTGGTGTTTTCCATCATCGTGCAGGGGCTGACGGTGGGGCGGCTGGCGGCGCGGGCGGTGGACAGCAATCAGGACGGGGCGGCGTGA
- the galE gene encoding UDP-glucose 4-epimerase GalE, whose protein sequence is MKVLVTGGAGFIGSTTCSALEDAGHTPVVLDSLVSGPEAFTRGRLFYHGDMADTALVRRIFAEHPDIAATLHFAARIVVTESVAQPALYYRENVVGSLTLFETLLALGQTRVIFSSSASIYDSPADLRVDEHSPLKPLSPYARSKRMTEEMLGDLCAASQTTPTPMRAIALRYFNPVGADPKLRSGPYIADPTHILGRLMAAAQGRAEAFEITGTDYATRDGTGLRDYIHIWDLAQAHVAALEGFDGAFEAAAREGRGQVSFLPINVGSGNGVTVRELVTAFKEASPTPVTVREGPRRPGDSAGAYADTTRARDSLGWKAQLTVAEAMQSAFAWEAVRGERLNPAATQERQFQP, encoded by the coding sequence ATGAAGGTTCTGGTCACCGGTGGGGCGGGGTTTATCGGCAGCACGACGTGTTCGGCGCTGGAGGACGCGGGCCATACCCCGGTGGTGCTGGACTCGCTGGTCAGCGGGCCGGAGGCGTTCACGCGGGGGCGCCTCTTTTACCACGGCGACATGGCCGACACTGCCCTGGTCCGGCGCATCTTCGCCGAGCATCCCGACATCGCCGCCACGCTGCACTTTGCCGCGCGGATCGTGGTGACCGAGTCGGTGGCCCAGCCCGCGCTGTACTACCGCGAGAACGTGGTGGGCAGCCTGACGCTGTTCGAGACGCTGCTGGCGCTGGGGCAGACGCGGGTGATCTTCAGTTCCAGCGCCAGCATCTACGACAGCCCCGCCGACCTGCGGGTGGACGAGCACAGCCCCTTAAAGCCGCTGAGCCCCTACGCCCGCAGCAAGCGCATGACCGAGGAGATGCTGGGGGACCTGTGCGCCGCCTCGCAGACCACGCCCACGCCGATGCGGGCCATTGCCCTGCGCTATTTCAATCCGGTGGGCGCGGACCCGAAACTGCGCAGCGGGCCGTACATCGCGGACCCCACCCACATCCTGGGCCGGCTGATGGCGGCCGCCCAGGGCCGCGCGGAGGCCTTCGAGATCACCGGCACCGACTACGCCACCCGCGATGGCACCGGCCTGCGCGACTACATTCACATCTGGGATCTGGCGCAGGCGCATGTCGCGGCGCTGGAAGGTTTCGACGGGGCCTTCGAGGCGGCGGCCAGAGAGGGGCGGGGCCAGGTGTCGTTCCTGCCCATCAATGTCGGCAGCGGCAACGGGGTGACGGTACGGGAACTGGTGACGGCTTTCAAGGAGGCCTCGCCGACGCCGGTCACAGTGCGGGAGGGGCCGCGCCGCCCCGGCGACAGCGCGGGCGCGTATGCGGACACGACGCGGGCGCGGGACTCCCTCGGGTGGAAGGCACAGCTCACGGTGGCCGAGGCGATGCAATCGGCCTTCGCGTGGGAAGCGGTGCGAGGGGAGCGGCTGAACCCAGCGGCCACCCAGGAGCGGCAGTTTCAGCCCTGA
- a CDS encoding multidrug DMT transporter, translating to MDTLKKAGAMLAHLDLFHQMLDLRGLLQLAAHMEERGDRVTLISGESITLIGAEMLSDAGITTGKGARIEAATAYRVLQGLKGHDAPEYAVTREELGALNARAVAELEGGDALRAFADTLTRIGAGGTAPAAASASPVPTPAAEAPAERPGRSRRAAESGETSEQPAA from the coding sequence ATGGATACCCTCAAGAAAGCAGGTGCGATGCTGGCCCATCTCGACCTCTTCCACCAGATGCTGGACCTGCGGGGTCTGCTGCAACTGGCCGCCCACATGGAGGAGCGCGGGGACCGCGTGACTTTAATCAGCGGCGAGAGCATCACCCTGATCGGCGCGGAGATGCTGAGCGACGCCGGGATCACCACCGGCAAGGGGGCCAGGATCGAGGCCGCCACCGCCTACCGGGTGCTGCAGGGCCTCAAGGGCCACGACGCCCCCGAGTACGCCGTGACCCGTGAGGAACTGGGCGCGCTGAACGCCCGCGCCGTGGCCGAACTGGAAGGGGGCGACGCCCTGCGCGCCTTCGCCGACACGCTGACCCGCATCGGGGCGGGAGGCACCGCCCCGGCGGCCGCGTCCGCCTCCCCCGTGCCCACCCCTGCCGCCGAGGCCCCCGCCGAGCGTCCGGGCCGGAGCCGCCGCGCCGCCGAGTCCGGCGAGACCTCCGAACAGCCGGCCGCGTAA
- a CDS encoding Gfo/Idh/MocA family oxidoreductase has product MSAPTSGPTLFGLTGVSGYIAPRHLKAIKDTGNVLTAALDPFDSVGIMDSFFPDAEFFTQPEIFERYLYDARRQGQGVDYVGICSPNYLHDAHIRMALRAGADALCEKPIVLNPEDITALKEVEEETGRRVWTILQLRAHAALEKVKAELSPSSGDKYDVDLSYMTSRGTWYLRSWKGRTDESGGLATNIGVHFFDMLSWLFGDIEHVEVHQRSETVCAGYLELERARVRWFLSIDPSYLPEEQIAKGQRTYRSITIDGQEVEFSEGFTDLHTEVYRRTLAGQGFSLDDTYQAIATVAQIRKQPVVSAAPDTRHRFLRG; this is encoded by the coding sequence GTGAGCGCGCCCACCTCTGGCCCGACACTTTTCGGCCTGACCGGCGTTTCCGGGTACATCGCGCCCCGGCACCTCAAGGCCATCAAGGACACCGGGAACGTGCTGACGGCGGCCCTGGACCCTTTCGACTCGGTGGGCATCATGGACTCGTTCTTTCCGGACGCCGAGTTCTTCACGCAGCCGGAGATCTTCGAGCGCTACCTGTACGACGCGCGGCGTCAGGGCCAGGGCGTGGACTATGTGGGCATCTGCAGCCCCAACTACCTGCACGACGCGCACATCCGCATGGCGCTGCGGGCCGGGGCCGACGCCCTGTGCGAGAAGCCCATTGTGCTGAACCCGGAAGACATCACGGCGCTGAAGGAAGTGGAGGAGGAAACCGGGCGGCGGGTGTGGACGATTCTGCAACTGCGCGCCCACGCCGCGCTGGAAAAGGTCAAGGCCGAGCTGAGCCCCAGCAGCGGCGACAAGTACGACGTGGACCTGTCGTACATGACCAGCCGGGGCACGTGGTACCTGCGCAGCTGGAAGGGCCGCACCGACGAGAGCGGCGGGCTGGCGACCAACATCGGGGTGCATTTCTTCGACATGCTGAGCTGGCTGTTCGGGGACATTGAGCACGTCGAGGTCCACCAGCGCAGCGAGACGGTGTGCGCCGGGTATCTGGAACTGGAACGCGCCCGCGTGCGCTGGTTCCTGTCGATTGACCCCAGCTACCTGCCCGAGGAGCAGATTGCCAAGGGCCAGCGCACCTACCGTTCGATCACCATCGACGGTCAGGAAGTTGAGTTCAGCGAGGGCTTCACGGACCTGCACACCGAGGTCTACCGCCGCACGCTGGCGGGGCAGGGCTTCAGCCTGGACGACACCTACCAGGCGATCGCCACGGTGGCCCAGATCCGCAAGCAGCCGGTCGTGAGTGCGGCGCCCGACACGCGCCACCGCTTCCTGAGGGGCTGA
- a CDS encoding SulP family inorganic anion transporter: MTAVPRPSKPSFNLQTYRHEWFQNPRGDILAGIVVALALIPEAIAFSIIAGVDPKVGLYASFIIAMTIAFIGGRPAMISAATGAMALLMVGLVKNYGLEYLFAATILTGLLQIVFGWARLARYLKFIPRPVMVGFVNALAILIFSAQLPQFVGAGWPMYAMVAAGLAIIYLLPRVFKALPSALVAIVVLTVVAVFGHVDVKTVGDMGALPGALPPFHLPNVPLTLETLQIIFPVALTLCLVGLLESLLTAQLVDERTDTTSDKNTESRGQGVANIVTGFFGGMAGCAMIGQSMINVGNGGRGRLSTFVAGAFLLLLILVLQPLLVQIPMAALVAVMIVVSVNTFDWGSLRTLTVFPKGESIVMLATVGTTVVTHDLSKGVLVGVILSALFFARQVSKMSGVTYSDGPDGRTYRVEGQLFFVSTHDFVQQFDFHQASGRVTIDLSAAHVWDGSAVGALDKVILKFRSLGLPVEVVGLNEASAHLLDRLATHDKPGAAGVDIH, translated from the coding sequence TTGACCGCCGTTCCCAGACCTTCCAAACCCAGTTTCAACCTCCAGACCTACCGGCACGAATGGTTCCAGAACCCGCGCGGCGACATTCTGGCCGGGATCGTGGTGGCGCTGGCGCTGATCCCGGAAGCGATTGCCTTCTCGATCATCGCCGGCGTCGATCCCAAGGTGGGGCTGTATGCCTCGTTCATCATCGCCATGACCATCGCCTTTATCGGGGGCCGCCCGGCCATGATCAGCGCGGCGACCGGGGCCATGGCACTGCTGATGGTGGGCCTCGTCAAGAACTACGGGCTGGAGTACCTGTTCGCCGCCACGATTCTGACCGGCCTGTTGCAGATCGTGTTCGGCTGGGCGCGGCTGGCCCGCTACCTGAAGTTCATTCCGCGCCCGGTCATGGTGGGCTTCGTGAACGCGCTGGCGATCCTGATCTTCTCGGCGCAGCTGCCGCAGTTCGTGGGCGCGGGCTGGCCGATGTACGCGATGGTGGCCGCCGGGCTGGCGATCATCTACCTGCTGCCGCGCGTCTTTAAGGCGCTGCCCAGCGCCCTGGTGGCCATCGTGGTGCTGACGGTGGTGGCGGTGTTCGGCCACGTGGATGTCAAAACCGTGGGCGACATGGGCGCGCTGCCCGGCGCCCTGCCCCCCTTCCACCTGCCGAACGTGCCGCTGACCCTGGAGACACTCCAGATCATCTTTCCGGTGGCGCTGACGCTGTGCCTGGTGGGGCTGCTGGAGAGCCTGCTGACCGCGCAGCTGGTCGACGAGCGCACCGACACCACCAGCGACAAGAACACCGAGTCGCGCGGGCAGGGCGTGGCGAACATCGTCACCGGCTTTTTCGGCGGCATGGCCGGCTGCGCCATGATCGGCCAGAGCATGATCAACGTCGGCAACGGTGGGCGCGGGCGGCTGTCCACCTTCGTGGCCGGGGCGTTCCTGCTGCTGCTGATCCTGGTGCTGCAGCCGCTGCTGGTGCAGATTCCGATGGCCGCGCTGGTGGCGGTGATGATCGTGGTCAGCGTGAACACCTTCGACTGGGGCAGCCTGCGGACGCTGACCGTGTTCCCGAAGGGCGAGAGCATCGTCATGCTGGCCACCGTGGGGACCACCGTCGTCACGCATGACCTGTCCAAGGGCGTGCTGGTGGGCGTGATTCTCAGCGCGCTGTTCTTCGCGCGGCAGGTGTCCAAGATGTCGGGGGTCACGTACAGCGACGGCCCGGACGGGCGCACCTACCGGGTGGAGGGCCAGCTGTTCTTCGTCAGCACGCACGATTTCGTGCAGCAGTTCGATTTCCATCAGGCCAGCGGGCGGGTCACCATCGACCTGAGCGCCGCGCACGTCTGGGACGGGTCCGCCGTGGGGGCGCTGGACAAGGTGATTCTGAAATTCCGCTCACTGGGCCTTCCCGTGGAGGTGGTGGGCCTGAACGAGGCCTCGGCGCACCTGCTGGACCGCCTCGCTACACACGACAAGCCCGGCGCGGCAGGGGTTGATATACACTAG
- a CDS encoding SLC13 family permease produces MHEAGGETLNLLSSLGLNLSPQTLTVLAIALFVATYAMILLEKYVHRTVAALLGACAVMVLGILTPTQAWASIDFNTIFLLFGMMNIVNVLSRSGFFDVVARRAMIVTRGEPARVLWIFSILTAVFSAFLDNVTTVLFMAPVVVTVVARLGLRPMPYLIAVILASNTGGTATLVGDPPNIIIGSVAGKGFGDFLVNVAPFATVATVLGIGLMHLLMRVRGDLAGAGDSERLRAALTDNTPIKTNPKLMKQALGVFAVTLLLFMIGHPLGLEAGLVALTTSTFLMLIADLTPVELFEQVEWTTLLFFMGLFIVVGGLEHVGVFQTVAAGLTNAIDGNIGAGILAVGFSSALISGFVDNIPFTISMASVLRELQVTLGPAMDPLWWALSLGACLGGNLTLIGASANIVVSDIAAREGHPMGFVEFMRYGTPVALITVTVALGLFYAAFVLRGG; encoded by the coding sequence ATGCATGAGGCCGGCGGCGAGACCCTCAACCTGCTGTCCAGCCTGGGCCTGAACCTGTCGCCGCAGACGCTGACGGTGCTGGCCATCGCGCTGTTCGTCGCCACCTACGCCATGATCCTGCTGGAAAAGTACGTTCACCGCACGGTGGCCGCGCTGCTGGGGGCCTGCGCCGTCATGGTGCTGGGCATCCTGACCCCCACCCAGGCGTGGGCCAGCATCGACTTCAACACCATCTTTCTGCTGTTCGGGATGATGAACATCGTCAACGTGCTGAGCCGCAGCGGCTTTTTCGACGTGGTGGCGAGGCGTGCCATGATCGTCACGCGCGGCGAACCGGCCCGCGTGCTGTGGATCTTCTCCATCCTGACCGCCGTGTTCAGCGCCTTTCTGGACAACGTGACCACCGTGCTGTTCATGGCCCCGGTGGTGGTGACGGTGGTGGCGCGGCTGGGCCTGCGCCCGATGCCATACCTGATCGCGGTGATCCTGGCCAGCAACACCGGGGGCACCGCCACGCTGGTGGGTGACCCGCCCAACATCATCATCGGCTCGGTGGCGGGCAAGGGCTTCGGGGACTTTCTGGTGAACGTGGCCCCGTTTGCCACGGTGGCGACGGTGCTGGGCATCGGCCTGATGCACCTGCTGATGCGGGTGCGCGGCGATCTGGCCGGGGCAGGCGACAGCGAGCGGCTGCGGGCGGCCCTGACCGACAACACGCCGATCAAGACCAACCCCAAGCTGATGAAGCAGGCGCTGGGCGTCTTCGCGGTCACGCTGCTGCTGTTCATGATCGGGCACCCGCTGGGCCTGGAGGCCGGGCTGGTGGCGCTGACCACCTCCACCTTTCTGATGCTGATCGCCGACCTGACGCCGGTGGAACTGTTCGAGCAGGTGGAATGGACGACGCTGCTGTTCTTCATGGGCCTGTTCATCGTGGTGGGCGGCCTGGAGCATGTGGGCGTGTTCCAGACGGTGGCCGCCGGGCTGACCAACGCCATCGACGGCAACATCGGCGCGGGCATTCTGGCGGTGGGCTTTTCCAGCGCCCTGATCAGCGGCTTCGTGGACAACATCCCCTTCACCATCAGCATGGCAAGCGTGCTGCGCGAATTGCAGGTCACGCTGGGGCCGGCGATGGACCCGCTGTGGTGGGCGCTGTCCCTGGGCGCGTGCCTGGGCGGCAACCTGACTTTAATCGGCGCGTCGGCCAACATCGTGGTCTCGGACATCGCCGCCCGCGAGGGACACCCGATGGGCTTCGTGGAGTTCATGCGGTACGGCACCCCGGTGGCGCTGATCACGGTGACGGTGGCGCTGGGGCTGTTCTACGCGGCGTTCGTGCTGAGGGGTGGGTAG